A window from uncultured Desulfobacter sp. encodes these proteins:
- a CDS encoding CoA-binding protein produces MSQSNPFPYYVGVNNLQEIANKETRCVVMNILGGESKGVTPTSHEFSGGNIVAGVQYGKSGGKLETKIGDIPAYGSIKEIVDAGIKFDTGVIYLPPTAVAAAAAELIAQNPDLTKIVILTEKVGVKDAAFIRAIAQENKIDVFGGNCLGIGNSWDQVRVGGALGGNNPGESLVKGSVAVFSNSGNFSTTIPEYLKTAGFGTSTVLSSGKDLYIHFAFPEFLYCAENDPRTKAIFCYIEPGGYYEKLALDWIADGTIKLTKPIVACVTGRWKANLSRAVGHAGAIAGGGDDALAKEKWFDSYFGVDMFNPESPKAGKKGVRIESIQDAPTAMAAVYKEIGEGTDFEPFGDLSLKPWFVNEQGLDLPAKLHMEAVEAMAPYNEAIKKLGNQVGAQLTREVMRNKSGASRMNPKTDVTEVHGVPVLDLVVKKFALSNFFAVSSVMPDEKYLPLANAILNYFTALGSQYMDITARARANGALPNAYLGAAVLTSGQCKLYQDMTEMTKKMIELFYVDIYGDASPNEALAAEKANQKIMPQGETTAKEAEVAAFFGDLLKKEGLETVFTQYAQKYAAANSDVNKLSLLLAAMSLSVIWTPLVDRQMTVETAYEIATYLACNGVLVGCCAPQYEINDFYKSLSSLSDVSILNTDFATTVFKLLFNREPVDREQFAINGLLNLLMSNGPGTISAKGSKESVSGGNPIATCYSGWMNNTGRDHGGNGFEAIKFLKDAFGEFDPYLEPDDAKRDAIMKDLAQATANKYLETKQTAKREGIMNYFKVPCVNHPVFKGKPVNYDPREVFMDKLFTERNEINHFQVFYHHLVKAMFEVGATKNVFCVNIDGVIATISLDLLWKDVNSGKIDAKAMQDIAFMMFLLGRMVGCSAEIADHKSRGNIMDCRTPASQVEFVG; encoded by the coding sequence ATGAGCCAAAGTAATCCCTTCCCCTACTACGTGGGAGTAAATAATCTACAAGAAATAGCAAATAAAGAGACCCGGTGCGTCGTGATGAACATTCTGGGTGGTGAAAGTAAAGGCGTAACCCCCACATCACATGAATTCTCCGGCGGTAACATTGTTGCTGGTGTTCAATACGGCAAATCCGGTGGAAAACTGGAAACCAAAATCGGTGATATTCCTGCATACGGCAGTATTAAAGAAATCGTTGACGCCGGCATCAAATTTGATACAGGCGTTATCTACCTGCCCCCCACAGCTGTTGCAGCTGCTGCAGCCGAACTGATTGCCCAGAACCCCGATCTGACCAAAATCGTTATCCTGACTGAAAAAGTTGGTGTTAAAGATGCAGCGTTCATCCGAGCCATCGCCCAGGAAAACAAAATTGACGTATTCGGCGGCAATTGCCTCGGTATTGGTAACTCCTGGGATCAGGTTCGTGTTGGTGGCGCCTTGGGCGGCAACAACCCCGGTGAATCCCTTGTAAAAGGTTCCGTTGCTGTTTTCAGTAACTCCGGTAACTTCAGTACCACCATCCCCGAGTACCTGAAAACTGCTGGTTTCGGTACATCCACTGTACTGAGCTCCGGTAAAGACCTTTATATCCACTTTGCCTTCCCCGAATTCCTCTACTGCGCAGAAAATGATCCCCGCACCAAAGCGATCTTCTGCTACATTGAGCCCGGCGGATATTATGAAAAACTGGCTCTTGACTGGATTGCCGACGGCACCATCAAGCTGACCAAACCCATCGTAGCTTGCGTTACCGGTCGCTGGAAAGCAAACCTGAGCCGCGCGGTTGGTCATGCCGGCGCCATCGCTGGTGGCGGTGACGATGCCCTTGCAAAAGAGAAATGGTTTGATTCATACTTTGGCGTGGATATGTTCAACCCTGAAAGCCCCAAAGCTGGCAAAAAGGGTGTCAGAATTGAATCCATCCAGGATGCCCCGACAGCTATGGCTGCCGTTTACAAAGAGATTGGTGAAGGCACCGACTTTGAACCGTTTGGTGATCTGAGCCTGAAACCCTGGTTTGTAAACGAGCAGGGTCTGGATTTACCGGCAAAATTGCACATGGAAGCCGTTGAAGCCATGGCTCCCTACAACGAAGCCATCAAAAAACTTGGCAACCAGGTAGGCGCCCAGCTGACCAGAGAAGTTATGCGCAACAAGTCAGGCGCCAGCCGCATGAACCCGAAAACCGACGTTACTGAAGTTCACGGCGTTCCGGTTCTCGATCTTGTTGTTAAGAAGTTTGCTCTTTCCAACTTCTTTGCTGTATCTTCTGTAATGCCCGATGAGAAATATCTTCCCCTGGCAAACGCCATCCTGAACTATTTCACAGCTCTGGGTTCACAGTACATGGACATCACAGCCCGTGCCCGTGCTAACGGCGCTCTGCCCAACGCATACCTCGGTGCTGCAGTTCTGACATCCGGTCAGTGTAAACTGTACCAGGATATGACAGAAATGACCAAGAAGATGATCGAACTCTTCTATGTTGATATCTATGGCGATGCTTCTCCCAACGAAGCACTTGCTGCTGAAAAAGCAAACCAGAAGATTATGCCCCAGGGCGAAACCACTGCAAAAGAAGCAGAAGTCGCAGCATTTTTTGGCGACCTGTTGAAAAAAGAAGGCCTGGAAACAGTCTTCACCCAGTATGCCCAGAAATATGCGGCAGCAAACAGCGATGTAAACAAACTGAGCCTGCTTCTGGCTGCCATGTCCTTAAGCGTTATCTGGACTCCGCTTGTTGACAGACAGATGACTGTTGAAACCGCTTACGAAATTGCCACCTACCTGGCATGTAACGGTGTTCTGGTTGGCTGCTGCGCTCCCCAGTATGAAATAAACGATTTCTACAAATCACTGTCATCACTTAGCGATGTGTCCATCCTGAATACTGATTTTGCAACAACCGTATTCAAACTGCTGTTCAACCGTGAACCGGTTGATAGAGAACAGTTTGCCATCAACGGTCTGCTCAACCTGCTGATGTCCAACGGCCCCGGCACTATTTCTGCCAAGGGTTCCAAGGAATCCGTATCCGGTGGTAACCCCATCGCTACATGCTACTCCGGCTGGATGAACAACACCGGTCGTGACCATGGCGGCAACGGTTTTGAAGCCATCAAGTTCCTCAAAGACGCCTTCGGCGAATTTGACCCGTACCTGGAACCCGATGATGCAAAACGCGATGCCATCATGAAAGACCTGGCACAGGCGACTGCAAACAAATATCTGGAAACCAAACAGACAGCAAAACGCGAAGGTATCATGAACTACTTCAAGGTTCCTTGCGTAAACCATCCTGTATTCAAAGGGAAACCTGTCAACTACGATCCGCGTGAAGTTTTCATGGACAAACTGTTCACTGAAAGAAACGAGATCAACCACTTCCAGGTATTCTATCATCACCTGGTTAAAGCGATGTTTGAAGTTGGCGCCACCAAGAACGTATTCTGCGTTAACATTGACGGCGTTATTGCAACCATCTCTCTTGACCTTCTGTGGAAAGACGTAAACAGCGGAAAAATCGACGCCAAAGCTATGCAGGACATCGCTTTCATGATGTTCCTCCTTGGCCGTATGGTAGGTTGCTCTGCTGAAATTGCTGACCACAAATCTCGTGGTAACATCATGGATTGCCGTACTCCTGCAAGCCAGGTTGAATTTGTTGGCTAA
- a CDS encoding cob(I)yrinic acid a,c-diamide adenosyltransferase: MKGYVQVYTGNGKGKTTASIGLAVRAAGAGLKVFIVQFMKQGMYSEIKALNTIDNIFVEQYGAGQFVKGKPSDAEIAKCRQGYDRLCQIIEDGKHDLVIAEEANIACFCGLLSEQDLLHLIDIKPDHIELVMTGRGAPTVVVDRADLVTEMTEIKHYYQQGVAARVGIEK; this comes from the coding sequence GTGAAGGGGTATGTTCAGGTATACACCGGTAATGGTAAGGGGAAAACAACCGCAAGTATTGGGCTTGCTGTCAGAGCCGCCGGGGCCGGGCTCAAGGTGTTCATTGTTCAGTTTATGAAACAGGGAATGTATTCTGAAATAAAAGCACTTAATACAATAGATAATATTTTTGTGGAGCAATATGGCGCCGGGCAATTTGTAAAGGGGAAACCATCTGACGCAGAGATTGCTAAATGCCGACAGGGGTATGATCGATTGTGCCAAATAATTGAAGATGGAAAACATGATCTTGTTATCGCTGAGGAGGCGAATATTGCCTGTTTTTGCGGCTTGCTTTCCGAGCAGGATCTGTTGCATCTGATCGATATAAAACCTGATCATATCGAGCTTGTGATGACAGGGCGGGGTGCTCCCACCGTAGTTGTGGATAGAGCCGATCTTGTAACGGAAATGACGGAGATAAAACATTATTATCAGCAAGGAGTCGCAGCCAGGGTTGGCATTGAAAAATGA
- a CDS encoding FapA family protein: MALKNDIKKINAGQVEKIPTLADLALKYGTISKDQHAHLLKLFAFKHERVGFEELLRDEGMATEYQLELLMLIREYRIVRKSGEEFGKIAVEKGLATKVDINQALALQKDEFKKSRHKKLIGDILVENRILTVKQKDLILKEQDLFNRKDSDPINGKSKSHETEEESRGGDDEKQSEISVVASSDHLSAWVEIHRFVETSITLNHVKDAVMNAGIVNGVYPDAFIQCFLDAGVDKFPVAWVDCNDVLAQQCRLAVYVEEENGKSIEKKKGEVLAELSRVANTVQIQNLYGEPITVSAENDLVVSCGEHTRWSRDKLKILAVTSGRPAFSFTRNMFIHPVVNILEDADYRFGPIEPYADLSVSGKITGAYSITAGNIKAEEIRGANIDALGDVHALVGITEATIRTQGDVYARYIHNSTIETFGNVYVENEIIDTRIRCSGKIESPKCRVISSKIYAKGGGLFLGVGSDRSRPTTVVAGSEHHIVALVQKVLGKMNTVLGKLEALEEEKRDHEFQAEKIFKKMIELKTFHDKSKKKKDTLLSELEKKKKDINNKILTNIQKLVSSYDRRMNSSLASLKSMNVSKKAHDSSVVELDTKITIAKAQAEKEIRSHEKILFAYMEKSKETAGVPMIEIKGRAYAGTMLGGVYRICALMDDKTGFKVEEVVRQNQTTELKFTPPLPTS; this comes from the coding sequence TTGGCATTGAAAAATGACATAAAAAAAATCAATGCGGGGCAGGTGGAAAAAATTCCGACATTGGCAGATCTCGCATTAAAGTATGGTACGATTTCTAAGGATCAGCATGCTCATTTGTTAAAGTTATTTGCTTTTAAACATGAGCGGGTTGGGTTTGAGGAACTGTTGCGTGATGAAGGGATGGCCACGGAGTATCAACTGGAATTACTTATGTTGATAAGGGAATATCGAATTGTACGCAAAAGCGGCGAAGAATTCGGTAAGATTGCAGTTGAAAAAGGCCTTGCGACCAAGGTTGATATTAACCAGGCATTGGCATTACAGAAAGATGAATTTAAAAAGTCCCGACATAAAAAACTTATCGGGGACATTCTTGTTGAAAACAGAATCTTAACGGTAAAACAAAAAGACCTGATACTTAAAGAGCAGGATTTGTTTAATCGAAAAGATTCTGACCCAATTAATGGAAAAAGCAAATCACATGAAACAGAGGAAGAGAGCAGGGGCGGAGACGATGAAAAACAATCAGAAATAAGTGTTGTTGCAAGTTCAGATCATTTGTCGGCTTGGGTGGAAATACACCGTTTTGTTGAAACCAGCATCACATTAAACCATGTGAAAGATGCTGTTATGAATGCTGGTATTGTTAATGGTGTTTACCCTGATGCTTTTATTCAATGCTTTCTTGATGCGGGTGTTGATAAATTTCCTGTTGCCTGGGTGGATTGTAATGATGTGTTGGCCCAGCAATGCCGTCTTGCTGTCTATGTCGAAGAAGAAAACGGAAAATCCATTGAGAAAAAAAAAGGTGAAGTCCTTGCCGAACTATCCCGTGTCGCGAACACCGTTCAAATTCAAAATTTGTACGGAGAGCCTATAACCGTTTCAGCCGAAAATGATCTGGTCGTCTCTTGCGGCGAACATACCAGATGGTCCAGGGACAAGTTAAAAATTCTTGCCGTAACTTCAGGACGCCCCGCATTTTCATTTACCCGAAATATGTTCATTCATCCAGTGGTGAATATCCTGGAAGATGCTGATTATCGTTTCGGTCCCATTGAGCCCTACGCTGATTTGTCAGTGTCCGGAAAAATTACCGGTGCGTATTCAATAACCGCAGGCAATATTAAAGCCGAGGAAATCCGGGGGGCAAATATAGATGCTTTGGGCGATGTTCATGCACTGGTTGGTATTACGGAAGCAACGATCCGTACCCAGGGAGATGTGTATGCCCGCTACATTCATAACAGTACAATAGAAACCTTTGGTAATGTATATGTGGAAAATGAGATCATTGATACGCGGATCAGGTGCAGCGGAAAAATTGAAAGTCCAAAATGCCGGGTGATCTCGTCGAAAATTTATGCCAAGGGGGGGGGGCTTTTTTTAGGGGTGGGAAGTGATCGATCTAGACCAACGACGGTTGTTGCCGGATCAGAACACCATATCGTTGCCCTTGTTCAAAAAGTATTGGGGAAAATGAATACGGTTCTTGGTAAATTAGAGGCACTTGAAGAAGAAAAGCGCGATCATGAATTTCAGGCTGAAAAAATTTTTAAGAAAATGATTGAACTTAAAACCTTTCATGACAAGTCAAAGAAAAAAAAGGATACCTTGTTATCTGAACTTGAAAAAAAAAAGAAAGATATAAATAATAAAATTTTGACCAACATTCAAAAATTGGTTTCAAGCTATGATAGACGAATGAATAGTTCTCTTGCATCGTTGAAATCGATGAATGTTTCAAAAAAAGCGCATGATTCAAGTGTGGTTGAACTGGATACAAAAATTACCATTGCGAAGGCCCAGGCAGAAAAAGAGATCCGTTCACATGAAAAAATCCTTTTTGCATATATGGAAAAATCAAAAGAAACCGCCGGCGTTCCGATGATTGAGATCAAAGGGCGTGCATATGCCGGCACCATGCTGGGTGGTGTTTATCGAATTTGTGCCTTAATGGACGATAAAACCGGTTTTAAGGTTGAAGAAGTTGTGCGTCAAAATCAAACTACTGAATTAAAATTTACGCCGCCCTTGCCGACATCATGA
- the thpR gene encoding RNA 2',3'-cyclic phosphodiesterase yields MNFHKNQNVNAKIRCFVAILLDEQIKSQLRRIQTDIRATGIHAGWPAADNFHLTLKFLGEIPEQTLPDMKSILSEAVTGKASFDISFNRLGVFPDAHHPKIIWVGPDKPNQELFTLQQDIESRLNKDLKLAKEKRFSPHITLSRVRHCSKPSLIKKAIGIKTDRLKISVDQVHLIKSKLLPSGAVHASLFHINLKSS; encoded by the coding sequence TTGAATTTTCATAAAAATCAAAACGTGAATGCAAAAATCAGGTGTTTTGTTGCCATTCTTCTTGACGAACAGATCAAATCACAACTACGTCGAATCCAAACCGATATTCGCGCCACAGGCATCCATGCAGGATGGCCCGCGGCAGACAACTTTCATCTCACTTTAAAATTTCTCGGTGAAATCCCCGAACAGACACTACCCGACATGAAATCAATACTTTCTGAAGCGGTTACGGGTAAGGCAAGTTTTGATATTTCCTTTAACCGTCTTGGCGTTTTTCCCGATGCACACCATCCCAAAATAATCTGGGTTGGACCGGACAAACCAAATCAGGAATTATTCACTTTACAGCAGGATATAGAGTCAAGACTAAATAAAGACCTCAAGCTTGCAAAAGAAAAAAGATTCTCACCGCACATCACCCTATCCCGGGTGCGCCATTGCTCAAAACCAAGCCTGATAAAAAAAGCGATTGGAATAAAAACAGACCGCTTAAAAATTTCTGTTGACCAGGTACATCTGATAAAAAGTAAGCTTTTACCCTCAGGGGCAGTCCACGCTTCTTTATTTCATATCAATCTGAAATCCTCATGA
- a CDS encoding radical SAM protein, whose protein sequence is MSPPLVIPFFIPHQGCPHLCIFCNQRLIANQTSKVQTISHETSRLDDVIQTYLQFKKNRSRVELAFFGGNFLGLETSRILGLLEAVQPWIRRGQIHGIRCSTRPDTVTPQTIDLVRPFGLDTVELGVQSMDDRVLALAERGHTSEDTRNALALLKENDLKTGIQVMIGLPGDDDAGSVLTAQMLAELKPDLARIYPLLVLHGSKLAHWYQSGRYVPLSLDQAVDQTKKMVTIFRRAGVSVARIGLQATEMMEDTRQMLAGPWHPAFGHLVLSALMFDQACDNIDAAIGRWKSVGTSNEQTSIVLQVNPRSLSRLQGDRKTNLERLSRKYPETSFTIERVDTLEIDKVHARIF, encoded by the coding sequence ATGTCTCCGCCCCTGGTAATTCCGTTCTTTATTCCCCACCAAGGCTGTCCCCATCTATGTATTTTCTGCAACCAACGCCTGATCGCGAACCAGACCTCGAAAGTTCAGACGATTTCACATGAAACATCCCGACTTGATGACGTTATCCAAACGTATCTTCAATTTAAAAAAAATCGTTCCCGGGTTGAGCTGGCCTTTTTTGGAGGCAATTTTCTTGGCCTTGAAACATCGCGGATACTTGGACTATTAGAGGCGGTACAACCGTGGATCCGGCGTGGACAAATCCATGGCATTCGTTGCTCCACACGGCCGGATACCGTCACCCCCCAGACCATAGACCTTGTCCGGCCCTTTGGTCTTGATACGGTAGAGTTAGGCGTTCAATCCATGGATGATCGTGTGCTTGCCCTGGCAGAAAGGGGGCATACCAGCGAAGACACACGAAACGCCCTTGCTTTACTCAAGGAGAACGACCTTAAAACCGGGATACAGGTGATGATTGGACTACCTGGAGACGACGATGCTGGATCCGTTCTTACAGCACAAATGCTTGCAGAGCTCAAGCCGGATCTTGCCAGGATCTATCCACTTCTGGTGCTGCACGGATCTAAACTCGCTCACTGGTACCAATCGGGACGCTACGTACCATTAAGTCTTGACCAGGCTGTTGATCAGACAAAAAAGATGGTCACAATTTTTAGGCGGGCAGGCGTATCTGTGGCACGCATTGGACTGCAGGCCACAGAAATGATGGAAGATACCAGACAGATGCTTGCAGGGCCATGGCACCCCGCCTTTGGCCATCTGGTTTTATCTGCTCTCATGTTTGATCAGGCATGTGATAATATTGATGCGGCTATAGGTCGTTGGAAAAGTGTTGGCACCTCAAATGAACAAACAAGCATTGTGCTTCAAGTCAACCCGAGATCTTTATCCCGGCTTCAGGGTGATCGTAAAACCAATCTCGAACGGCTGTCCCGAAAATACCCAGAAACCTCTTTTACCATTGAACGCGTGGACACTCTGGAAATAGATAAGGTTCATGCCCGCATCTTTTAG
- the rnc gene encoding ribonuclease III, with amino-acid sequence MIDLHTHSTASDGSLTPRQILDLARDIGIEAVALTDHDTIAGILEIKDIVHSYPVEFITGVEISCEPPPEFKSLGSIHMLGYGFSVYDCGLNNALSCAAEARANRNPRIIEKLNDLGFDITLDEVKNRFGARQTGRPHIAELLVEKGYVSDFRKAFDLYLGKNKPAYVEKFKISCKEAIRLILDAGGLPVLAHPGIIDFQHPNDLDTFVNMLVKDGLAGIEVYYAGHDSAFRKHLSDIVNSKGLVATGGTDFHGIFNKGVDLGRGRGDLNVPMSVFKALSDRLQEAQANPRLDLLEQHIDYRFKSRTFLFNALCHRSYLNENQNTCDSDNERLEFLGDAVLGLCVGHLLMEKDPMKNEGDLSRLRSNLVSETGLAHIARSIDLGRFIKLGKGEALSGGSDKNSILSDAFEAVVAAVYLDAGFDRAQTMVNRIFDEPVHQVLASSDFIDYKSGLQEFTQEHFGKTPYYTLAQEKGPDHDKTFEICLNLDTITTTGTGKTKKAAEQDAARKALAMLHRNLD; translated from the coding sequence TTGATTGATCTTCACACACATTCCACTGCCTCGGACGGCTCCCTGACGCCCAGACAGATTCTTGACTTGGCCAGAGATATCGGCATTGAGGCAGTTGCACTGACTGACCACGATACCATTGCCGGAATTCTGGAAATAAAAGATATCGTTCATTCATACCCGGTTGAATTTATAACCGGCGTCGAGATTTCCTGTGAACCCCCGCCTGAATTCAAATCCCTGGGCAGCATTCATATGCTTGGATATGGATTCTCTGTTTATGACTGTGGTTTGAATAATGCCTTGTCATGTGCGGCGGAGGCCAGGGCCAACCGAAATCCCCGGATCATTGAAAAGCTCAATGATCTGGGATTTGACATTACCCTGGATGAGGTAAAAAACCGTTTTGGCGCCCGCCAGACAGGTCGTCCCCATATTGCCGAACTGCTCGTGGAAAAAGGCTACGTATCTGATTTCCGCAAAGCCTTTGACCTTTACCTGGGCAAAAATAAACCCGCCTACGTTGAAAAATTTAAAATATCCTGCAAAGAGGCTATCCGGTTGATTCTTGACGCAGGAGGCCTACCGGTCCTGGCCCATCCCGGGATTATTGATTTTCAGCACCCCAATGACCTGGACACCTTTGTTAATATGCTGGTCAAAGACGGGCTTGCAGGCATTGAAGTTTACTATGCCGGACATGATTCAGCCTTTAGAAAACATCTGTCTGACATAGTGAACAGCAAAGGTTTGGTGGCAACAGGGGGCACCGACTTTCACGGCATATTTAACAAAGGTGTGGATCTTGGCCGTGGCAGAGGCGATCTGAATGTACCGATGTCCGTTTTCAAAGCATTAAGTGACCGACTGCAGGAAGCCCAGGCAAATCCCCGTTTGGATCTGCTGGAACAACATATTGATTACCGGTTTAAATCTCGGACCTTTTTATTTAACGCCCTGTGCCACCGTTCCTATCTGAATGAAAATCAGAACACCTGTGATTCAGACAATGAACGTCTTGAGTTCCTGGGCGATGCGGTTTTAGGCCTCTGCGTAGGGCATCTGCTCATGGAAAAAGATCCCATGAAAAATGAGGGCGATCTTTCCAGGCTGCGCTCGAATCTTGTCAGTGAAACAGGCCTTGCGCACATTGCACGCAGCATTGATTTAGGGCGGTTTATCAAACTCGGAAAGGGCGAAGCGCTTTCGGGCGGCAGTGACAAAAATTCGATTCTGTCAGATGCCTTTGAGGCCGTGGTGGCTGCGGTATACTTGGATGCCGGATTTGACAGGGCTCAAACCATGGTGAACCGCATTTTTGACGAACCCGTACACCAAGTTCTGGCCTCATCTGATTTTATAGACTACAAAAGCGGCCTCCAGGAATTTACCCAGGAACATTTTGGCAAAACCCCATATTACACCCTTGCCCAGGAAAAGGGTCCGGACCATGACAAAACATTTGAAATCTGCCTGAACCTGGATACGATTACCACAACGGGTACCGGAAAAACCAAAAAAGCGGCTGAACAAGATGCTGCCAGAAAAGCACTGGCAATGTTGCATCGCAATCTTGATTAA
- the dksA gene encoding RNA polymerase-binding protein DksA — MKQEDLEFFKALLTERLNELLSHADTTVTGMTQPKENFADPTDRASHEADRSFELRIRDREHKLIKKIKNALERIENGTFGHCETCEEDISIARLKARPVTTQCIKCKTREESMEKALGI, encoded by the coding sequence ATGAAACAAGAAGATCTGGAATTTTTTAAAGCGTTGTTGACTGAACGGCTCAATGAGTTGCTTTCCCATGCCGACACAACCGTCACAGGCATGACCCAGCCCAAAGAGAATTTTGCAGACCCCACGGACCGGGCCTCCCATGAGGCGGACAGAAGTTTTGAACTGCGCATCCGGGACCGAGAACACAAATTAATCAAAAAAATTAAGAACGCATTGGAACGCATTGAAAACGGCACCTTTGGCCATTGTGAAACCTGCGAAGAAGATATTTCCATCGCCAGACTCAAGGCCCGGCCGGTGACAACCCAATGCATCAAGTGCAAAACCCGAGAAGAAAGTATGGAGAAGGCTCTGGGAATTTAA
- the hypE gene encoding hydrogenase expression/formation protein HypE: MNDNDTILLDHGAGGKVSHTMFSEMILPLFDNGLLAKQDDGAVFDVPAGRMAFSTDSYTVDPIFFPGGNIGELAVNGTVNDVAMCGATPLYISVGLIIEEGMKVTDLKQILQSMAAAAKKAGVRIVTGDTKVVPRGKVDKIFINTSGIGLMPEGVNVSGSEARPGDKVIVSGTIADHGVTILSEREGLKFDSDVKSDSAPLNHMVKAVLESGCQVHVLRDPTRGGLGTTLNEIAVQSSVGIRLFEDRLPVRGPVQGICELLGFDPLYLANEGKLIAIVPEAYADQVLDIIRRDEFGKDAVIVGEITDQDPGRVILETIIGGTRIVDMLTGEQLPRIC, encoded by the coding sequence ATGAACGATAATGATACAATTCTTCTGGATCACGGTGCCGGGGGCAAGGTGTCCCACACCATGTTTTCGGAAATGATTTTGCCTTTGTTCGACAACGGACTATTGGCAAAACAAGATGACGGTGCTGTTTTTGACGTGCCTGCAGGCCGGATGGCATTTTCAACGGATTCTTATACCGTGGACCCCATTTTCTTTCCCGGCGGAAATATCGGCGAGCTTGCCGTGAACGGAACCGTCAATGATGTGGCCATGTGCGGGGCAACCCCCCTGTACATATCTGTGGGACTTATCATTGAAGAAGGCATGAAAGTGACCGATCTTAAACAGATTCTTCAATCCATGGCCGCCGCCGCCAAAAAAGCCGGGGTACGGATCGTTACCGGAGATACCAAGGTGGTGCCCCGGGGAAAGGTTGACAAGATATTCATCAACACCTCCGGGATAGGTCTTATGCCCGAAGGCGTCAATGTATCGGGAAGCGAGGCGCGACCCGGCGACAAAGTCATTGTTTCAGGAACCATTGCCGATCACGGGGTCACCATTTTGAGCGAACGCGAAGGACTGAAATTTGATTCTGATGTTAAAAGCGATTCCGCGCCCTTAAATCATATGGTCAAAGCGGTGCTTGAATCAGGCTGCCAGGTCCATGTGCTGCGGGACCCCACCCGTGGCGGGCTTGGAACCACGCTTAACGAAATTGCCGTCCAGTCATCGGTGGGCATCCGGCTTTTTGAAGATCGTCTGCCTGTGCGCGGACCGGTACAGGGCATTTGCGAGCTTTTGGGTTTTGACCCCCTGTACCTGGCCAATGAAGGTAAGCTGATCGCCATTGTACCCGAAGCGTATGCCGATCAGGTGCTGGATATAATTCGCCGGGATGAGTTCGGAAAAGACGCTGTGATTGTTGGAGAAATTACCGATCAGGACCCGGGCAGGGTGATTCTGGAGACGATTATCGGCGGCACCCGGATTGTGGATATGCTGACCGGCGAACAGTTGCCCAGAATCTGCTGA